The following coding sequences lie in one Flavobacterium sediminis genomic window:
- a CDS encoding TonB-dependent receptor → MRYFYLHLLLLFSSYSAISQYTISGKISDENNNPLAECHVHIQNKNAISHQDGKFSVFGIPKGKNRLLISYIGYETIDTTVVVTQNLVLDFKMKTSVSFINEVVVKSDGLEQKIKKESAQHVEIINQGFIEKNINGSLMQSLEKIGGINTISIGSGQSKPIIRGLGFNRVVVTENGVKHEGQQWGSDHGLEIDQYAVDQVQIIKGPASLQYGSDAIGGIIVIEKNKIPKKNTFGGSLTLTGKTNNELFGSSLNVFKRKESLFFDTRITYNDYADYKVPTDHISIYSYRAPLYKNRLRNTAGNELNLHFSTGILKDKFSSVFYISNLKTKTGLFANAHGLEPRNVDTELHDASDRDIQNPSQNINHFKVINRTKLNGNTFKLEFDLGFQNNFREEYSDYISHGYMPSNYPETLAIKETLERGFNKNVYSFNGKISFTINKHAISSGINTEHQNNSIGGWGFIIPAYTQTNAGLFMYDKFKITKKTILHTGIRYDYGTIKTKSYYDWFTTPVNGNNEYLQRANTVKKNFGNISWSFGINYNSDYLLMRANIGKSFRIPIAKELASNGVNYHQFSYELGNPDLSPEESYQLDLGATWQKNKIYVDINPFLNYFSNYIYLNPTPEYDYAYGAGNQIYEYTESRVLRYGGELKIDYNFNDNYTAGIVGEYVYSEQLSGVKKGYTLPFSPPPSVLLHFTYSKDFGQNIQNTFASVDLKYVTEQNNIVPPENKTPDYHVINLGLGSDIVWGTQKVNIRFQIQNVFNKKYFNHTSFYRLIGVPEPGRNFVLFVKIPF, encoded by the coding sequence ATGCGATATTTTTATCTTCATTTATTACTGCTGTTTTCCAGCTATTCTGCTATTTCACAATATACAATAAGCGGAAAAATTTCAGACGAAAACAACAATCCTTTAGCAGAATGCCATGTACATATTCAAAATAAAAACGCGATTAGCCACCAAGATGGTAAGTTTTCTGTTTTTGGCATACCAAAAGGAAAAAACAGACTGTTAATTTCCTATATCGGTTATGAAACCATTGATACTACTGTAGTTGTTACTCAAAATTTGGTTTTAGATTTTAAGATGAAAACCTCTGTTTCATTCATCAATGAGGTTGTTGTTAAAAGTGACGGATTAGAACAAAAGATCAAGAAAGAATCAGCACAACACGTTGAAATCATAAATCAGGGTTTCATTGAAAAGAATATCAATGGAAGTTTAATGCAATCCCTTGAAAAAATTGGCGGAATCAACACCATTTCCATTGGTTCCGGACAATCAAAACCAATTATAAGAGGACTTGGATTCAACCGTGTCGTGGTAACTGAAAACGGTGTTAAGCATGAAGGGCAACAATGGGGTTCCGATCACGGATTAGAAATCGATCAGTACGCTGTAGATCAGGTTCAAATCATAAAAGGTCCGGCCTCGTTACAATACGGTTCAGATGCGATCGGAGGCATTATAGTCATTGAGAAAAATAAAATCCCGAAAAAAAACACCTTTGGAGGCTCATTGACATTAACAGGCAAAACAAATAATGAACTTTTCGGTTCTTCGCTCAATGTTTTCAAAAGAAAGGAAAGTCTTTTTTTTGATACCCGAATCACCTATAATGACTATGCCGATTATAAAGTTCCGACAGATCACATCTCTATTTACTCATACAGAGCGCCTTTGTACAAAAACAGACTGCGTAATACCGCCGGAAATGAACTTAACCTTCATTTCTCAACCGGAATTTTAAAGGACAAATTTAGTTCTGTTTTTTACATTAGTAACTTAAAGACTAAAACAGGTCTTTTTGCCAATGCTCATGGTTTAGAACCTAGAAATGTGGACACCGAACTTCATGATGCTTCTGACAGAGATATCCAAAATCCGTCGCAAAACATCAACCATTTCAAAGTAATTAACCGTACTAAATTGAATGGTAACACTTTCAAACTAGAATTTGATCTAGGTTTTCAGAATAATTTCAGAGAAGAATACAGCGACTACATCAGCCATGGTTATATGCCTTCAAACTATCCTGAAACATTAGCCATAAAAGAAACTTTGGAGAGAGGTTTCAATAAGAATGTTTACTCATTTAACGGAAAAATCAGCTTCACAATTAACAAACATGCTATTTCTTCCGGAATAAATACCGAACATCAAAACAATTCTATTGGCGGTTGGGGATTTATTATTCCGGCTTATACACAAACGAATGCCGGTCTTTTTATGTATGATAAATTTAAAATAACTAAAAAAACAATACTACATACCGGAATTCGCTACGATTACGGAACCATAAAAACTAAAAGTTACTACGACTGGTTTACAACTCCTGTTAATGGAAATAACGAATATTTACAACGTGCCAATACTGTTAAAAAGAATTTTGGAAACATCAGTTGGTCTTTTGGCATCAATTACAATTCAGACTATCTATTAATGAGAGCTAACATTGGTAAAAGTTTCCGTATACCCATAGCAAAAGAACTAGCGTCAAACGGTGTAAATTACCATCAATTCAGCTATGAGTTGGGCAATCCTGATCTGTCTCCCGAGGAATCTTATCAGTTGGATTTAGGCGCAACCTGGCAAAAAAATAAAATTTATGTTGATATTAATCCTTTCCTAAACTACTTTTCTAATTATATATATCTGAACCCGACACCTGAATATGATTATGCGTATGGCGCCGGAAATCAAATTTATGAATATACGGAAAGTAGGGTTTTACGTTACGGAGGTGAACTGAAAATAGATTATAACTTTAACGATAATTATACCGCAGGAATTGTTGGTGAATACGTATATTCCGAACAGCTTTCAGGAGTCAAAAAAGGATACACCTTGCCTTTCTCTCCTCCACCATCAGTACTGCTTCATTTTACTTACTCTAAAGATTTTGGACAAAATATACAAAACACTTTTGCTTCTGTTGATCTCAAATATGTTACTGAACAAAACAATATTGTGCCACCGGAAAACAAAACTCCTGATTATCACGTAATCAATCTAGGGTTAGGTAGCGATATTGTTTGGGGCACTCAGAAAGTAAACATTCGTTTTCAAATCCAGAATGTATTCAATAAAAAATATTTTAACCACACCAGTTTTTACCGCCTGATCGGAGTACCCGAACCCGGAAGGAACTTTGTCTTATTCGTTAAAATACCTTTTTAG
- a CDS encoding DUF4625 domain-containing protein, with amino-acid sequence MKKHITKFALFITLISFSFLASCSNDDDPNSTDNTIAVEFTEIGLENSGHATAGDDLHIEATIVAPAKIALVTVEIHSETDSSIEEISETFTDYSGMINAEFHKHIEIPASQPAGDYHLHFTVIDEQGNTKTVEAEVEILANTDNLFQITIDELGNGTVGNSSVSAGNDLHVEGTIVSTNPIATIEIEIHNEEDNSVPGIEETYTNYAGQTNANFHEHISIPSGQPTGEYHFHFTVTDNLGNTSTVEYTLTIE; translated from the coding sequence ATGAAAAAACATATCACAAAATTTGCCCTTTTTATAACCCTAATCTCATTTTCATTTTTAGCTTCTTGTAGTAATGATGATGATCCCAATTCAACCGACAACACTATTGCTGTTGAGTTTACCGAGATAGGTTTAGAGAACAGCGGACATGCAACAGCTGGAGATGACCTACATATTGAAGCAACTATTGTAGCTCCTGCTAAAATAGCCTTAGTAACCGTTGAAATACACAGCGAAACAGACAGCTCAATCGAAGAAATTTCAGAAACATTCACAGATTATTCAGGAATGATCAATGCTGAATTTCACAAACACATTGAAATTCCTGCCAGTCAACCCGCCGGAGATTATCATTTACATTTTACAGTAATTGACGAACAAGGAAATACTAAAACGGTAGAGGCGGAAGTAGAAATCTTAGCCAATACTGACAACCTGTTCCAAATTACAATTGACGAATTAGGCAACGGAACTGTTGGAAATTCTTCTGTAAGCGCAGGTAATGACCTTCATGTAGAAGGAACAATAGTTTCAACCAATCCTATTGCTACAATTGAAATAGAAATACATAATGAGGAGGACAACTCTGTCCCGGGAATTGAAGAAACCTATACAAATTATGCCGGACAAACTAACGCTAATTTCCACGAGCATATAAGTATCCCGTCTGGCCAACCAACAGGGGAATATCATTTTCACTTTACAGTTACCGATAATTTAGGAAATACTTCAACCGTTGAATATACTTTAACCATAGAATAA
- a CDS encoding DUF4625 domain-containing protein produces MKKLFFFTLIISLTIQSCSNDDSSEKDTTKPEINLTIADAFPTSCSSISKGSTIPFKALFTDNQELGAYSINIHNNFDHHSHDTEVDACNLDAIKDAVNPWILTLTYSIPENTKEFISEQQILVPTDIDTGDYHFMIQLTDAEGWATMKGINIKITE; encoded by the coding sequence ATGAAAAAACTATTTTTTTTCACACTAATAATCAGCTTAACAATACAAAGTTGTAGTAATGATGACAGCAGTGAAAAAGACACTACAAAACCAGAAATCAATTTAACTATTGCCGATGCTTTTCCGACAAGCTGTTCCTCTATTTCAAAAGGGAGTACTATTCCTTTCAAAGCACTTTTCACAGACAATCAGGAATTAGGAGCCTACAGTATCAACATTCATAACAATTTTGATCACCACAGTCACGACACCGAAGTTGATGCTTGTAATTTGGATGCCATAAAAGATGCTGTAAACCCATGGATCCTTACATTAACATATTCAATTCCTGAAAACACTAAAGAATTCATCAGTGAACAACAGATACTGGTTCCTACAGACATTGATACAGGAGATTACCACTTTATGATTCAACTTACTGACGCTGAAGGTTGGGCAACTATGAAAGGAATCAATATTAAAATTACAGAATAG